The Microvirgula aerodenitrificans DSM 15089 genome has a segment encoding these proteins:
- the rplR gene encoding 50S ribosomal protein L18 — protein MDKKQTRLRRARKTRARIAELKMVRLSVHRTNCHIYAQIIDETGGKVLATASTLEAEVRKELANGGNAAAATLIGKRIAEKAKAAGIDKVAFDRSGFQYHGRIKALADAARENGLVF, from the coding sequence AACCCGTGCACGGATTGCGGAGCTCAAGATGGTGCGTCTCTCTGTGCATCGCACCAACTGCCATATCTACGCCCAGATCATTGATGAGACTGGCGGCAAGGTCCTGGCTACGGCTTCGACGCTGGAAGCCGAAGTCCGCAAGGAACTGGCCAACGGTGGCAATGCTGCGGCTGCAACCTTGATTGGCAAACGGATCGCCGAAAAGGCGAAGGCTGCCGGTATCGACAAAGTCGCCTTCGACCGCTCCGGTTTTCAATACCACGGTCGTATCAAGGCGCTGGCTGATGCCGCGCGTGAAAACGGCCTCGTATTCTGA
- the rpsE gene encoding 30S ribosomal protein S5, with the protein MAKHDIEERGDGLTEKMIGVNRVTKVVKGGRIMAFSALTVVGDGDGSIGMGKGKAKEVPVAVQKAMDQARRTMVKIPLKNGTLQHAVIGQHGATTVFMQPAPEGSGVKAGGAMREVFDAMGVHNVSAKVHGSTNPYNVVRATLDGLSKINTPADIASKRGKTVAQILGIEE; encoded by the coding sequence ATGGCTAAGCACGATATTGAAGAGCGTGGCGACGGTCTCACCGAGAAAATGATCGGTGTGAACCGCGTGACCAAGGTGGTGAAGGGTGGCCGTATCATGGCTTTCTCGGCACTCACCGTGGTTGGTGACGGCGATGGCAGCATCGGCATGGGCAAGGGCAAGGCGAAGGAAGTTCCGGTCGCCGTGCAAAAGGCCATGGACCAGGCTCGCCGCACGATGGTCAAGATCCCGCTGAAGAACGGCACCCTGCAGCACGCCGTTATCGGTCAGCACGGCGCGACCACCGTGTTCATGCAACCGGCGCCGGAAGGCTCGGGCGTGAAGGCGGGCGGCGCCATGCGTGAAGTGTTCGATGCGATGGGCGTCCACAACGTGTCCGCAAAGGTGCACGGTTCGACGAACCCGTACAACGTCGTTCGCGCCACGCTGGACGGTCTCTCGAAGATCAACACCCCGGCCGACATTGCCTCCAAGCGTGGCAAGACCGTCGCCCAGATTCTGGGGATTGAAGAATGA
- the rpmD gene encoding 50S ribosomal protein L30 has protein sequence MSDKKTVKVTLVKSLIGRIEAHRACARGLGLKKINQTVEVLDTPENRGMINKICYLVKCEG, from the coding sequence ATGAGCGACAAGAAAACCGTCAAAGTCACCCTGGTGAAGAGCCTGATCGGTCGTATCGAAGCCCACCGTGCCTGCGCGCGCGGCCTGGGTCTCAAGAAGATCAACCAGACCGTCGAAGTGCTCGACACCCCCGAAAACCGCGGCATGATCAACAAGATCTGCTACCTGGTTAAATGCGAGGGTTAA
- the rplO gene encoding 50S ribosomal protein L15, which produces MFLNTIKPAEGAKHAKRRVGRGIGSGLGKTAGRGHKGQKSRSGGFHKVGFEGGQMPLQRRLPKRGFKSLTKGLTVEIRLDDLNRLPVDDIDFLALAQAGLVKTGAKAAKVILAGKIDRALTLRGIAATAGAKAAIEAAGGKFVE; this is translated from the coding sequence ATGTTTCTGAACACCATCAAACCTGCCGAAGGTGCCAAGCACGCCAAGCGTCGCGTGGGCCGTGGCATCGGCTCGGGCCTGGGCAAGACCGCTGGTCGCGGTCACAAGGGCCAGAAGTCCCGTTCGGGCGGCTTCCACAAGGTCGGCTTCGAAGGCGGTCAAATGCCGCTGCAACGTCGCCTGCCGAAGCGTGGTTTCAAGTCGCTGACGAAGGGCCTGACGGTCGAAATTCGTCTCGACGACCTGAATCGTCTGCCGGTCGATGACATCGACTTCCTGGCGCTGGCGCAAGCCGGCCTGGTGAAGACCGGTGCCAAGGCGGCCAAGGTGATTCTCGCCGGCAAGATCGATCGTGCACTGACGCTGCGTGGCATTGCTGCCACTGCAGGCGCCAAGGCTGCGATCGAAGCCGCCGGCGGCAAGTTCGTCGAGTAA